One stretch of Desulfovibrio sp. DNA includes these proteins:
- a CDS encoding YkgJ family cysteine cluster protein, giving the protein MHARFQCVPDCGKCCHFPSGIRLELYASELSKFWETLPLYLVVVVRQEDDVFGAYRSNGLSHAQATEFIGKTYERYVVSGNRGEKKVLYWQARTAVLGQQDGKCHALNSDKTCAIYDNRPLACRLFPILADRPDRIAGRATREQLQTFVTLFGYKCKTDQSAPVIVKDGSVPSPAADHRKQMADDLHAINSLLRDHPAVHNIQEIGADFLLSRNLPNHEWRTSFGPYLNALQFNNLLDDAGFDHLLQRQRELAKLCKEAAIQNKSTELEAIETILTDYNTQI; this is encoded by the coding sequence ATGCATGCCAGATTTCAGTGTGTTCCCGATTGCGGAAAGTGCTGCCATTTTCCTTCCGGTATTCGCTTGGAACTCTATGCGTCCGAGTTGAGCAAATTCTGGGAGACCCTCCCCCTCTACCTCGTCGTCGTGGTTCGCCAGGAAGACGATGTTTTCGGCGCCTACCGGAGCAACGGCCTAAGCCACGCCCAGGCAACCGAATTTATCGGGAAAACCTACGAGCGATATGTCGTGTCGGGGAACCGCGGCGAAAAGAAGGTCCTTTACTGGCAAGCGCGAACTGCGGTTCTCGGACAACAGGACGGGAAGTGCCACGCGCTGAACAGCGACAAGACATGTGCAATTTACGACAATCGGCCGCTGGCCTGCCGGCTGTTCCCGATCCTCGCCGACCGGCCCGACAGGATCGCCGGCCGCGCAACCCGCGAGCAACTCCAAACATTCGTCACGCTGTTTGGCTATAAGTGCAAAACGGATCAGTCGGCGCCGGTGATCGTCAAAGACGGCTCCGTTCCATCGCCGGCCGCCGATCATCGCAAGCAAATGGCCGATGATCTCCACGCCATCAACAGCCTCCTGAGAGATCATCCCGCCGTCCACAATATTCAGGAAATCGGTGCGGACTTCCTGCTCAGCAGGAACCTTCCAAACCATGAATGGCGCACCAGCTTCGGGCCATACTTGAACGCGCTGCAATTCAATAACTTGTTGGACGATGCTGGTTTCGATCACCTGTTGCAGCGACAGAGAGAGCTGGCCAAACTGTGCAAAGAGGCGGCGATCCAGAACAAGTCGACCGAACTTGAAGCCATTGAGACCATTCTGACCGACTACAACACACAGATCTGA
- a CDS encoding tyrosine-type recombinase/integrase, whose translation MLDQADAIKTLTPQQVDDLLYYCEETRKVARNRVIVLLTVDAGLTVTEISKLVRRDVMKDGLVCREIRIQGKKARTIPMSERLFDAILDMQRALPGDQDSPVIVPEKWQDILRHRPFRPSSVAYVLYKLFVKAGLDASSFAGRRTFVKEAMTYSPMVGASTSDIQALSGLKSEQSLDRYGDRYAHSNVARVPIPFARTPANRLRQVALVDVIAKRA comes from the coding sequence ATGTTGGACCAAGCTGACGCCATCAAGACCCTGACGCCGCAGCAAGTCGATGACCTCCTCTATTATTGCGAGGAGACGCGAAAGGTCGCCCGGAACAGGGTGATCGTATTGCTGACCGTCGACGCCGGTCTCACCGTCACCGAGATATCGAAACTGGTGCGCCGGGACGTGATGAAAGACGGTTTGGTTTGCCGGGAAATCCGCATCCAAGGGAAAAAGGCTCGGACCATTCCAATGAGCGAGCGCCTGTTCGACGCGATCCTCGATATGCAGAGAGCGCTGCCCGGCGATCAGGACAGCCCGGTAATCGTTCCGGAGAAGTGGCAGGACATCCTCCGTCACCGCCCATTCCGGCCGTCGTCCGTCGCCTATGTGCTCTACAAGCTGTTCGTCAAGGCGGGCCTCGACGCCAGTTCGTTCGCGGGACGGCGCACGTTTGTGAAGGAAGCCATGACCTACTCGCCGATGGTGGGCGCTTCCACCAGCGACATCCAGGCGCTCTCGGGTCTCAAGAGCGAGCAGAGCCTGGATCGGTATGGCGATCGTTATGCCCACTCGAATGTCGCGAGGGTACCGATTCCGTTCGCGCGGACGCCGGCAAACCGCTTGCGCCAGGTAGCCCTGGTCGACGTCATCGCGAAGAGAGCATAA
- a CDS encoding IS1595 family transposase, whose translation MLPTSTPSTSSTPQSPPAPFPTNFIEFHARFPNDEACRRYLLKLRWPTGFVCPACGTKQEPYDLGRDRLRCRVPECRAETTATAGTLFSSTRGPLLTWFLVMWEISSRKTGVSAVELQAKLGFSRYATVWIWLNKLRQVMVRPDRDRLAGEVEVGIVKVSGHGENGLRAFVAAQREGRRIGRIRLDTCEGDASADMIRFITETIRPGSTIIGQVASATADALRAIGYVVLMSEPVTSSATPRRVRLVGGHISKWLMGTHQGGVQKQHLGWYLDEYVFRFNRRSARSPGQLFQTLVKLAVQAAPRKAGPVSRSEEE comes from the coding sequence ATGCTACCAACATCTACCCCTTCAACCTCGTCTACACCCCAGTCTCCTCCCGCCCCCTTCCCGACCAACTTCATCGAGTTCCACGCCCGGTTTCCCAATGACGAGGCCTGCCGACGCTATCTGCTCAAGCTGCGCTGGCCGACTGGCTTCGTGTGCCCGGCTTGCGGCACGAAACAGGAGCCCTATGATCTCGGTCGGGACCGCCTTCGGTGCCGCGTTCCCGAATGCCGCGCTGAGACAACGGCAACGGCCGGTACCCTCTTCTCATCGACCCGCGGGCCACTGCTCACCTGGTTTCTGGTGATGTGGGAGATCTCGTCGCGCAAGACCGGCGTCAGCGCCGTGGAACTGCAGGCGAAACTGGGGTTCTCCCGATACGCGACGGTCTGGATCTGGCTCAACAAACTCCGCCAGGTGATGGTGCGCCCCGATCGGGACCGGCTGGCCGGGGAGGTCGAGGTCGGCATCGTCAAGGTTTCCGGGCATGGTGAGAATGGCCTACGGGCGTTCGTGGCCGCGCAACGGGAAGGCCGGAGGATCGGCCGCATCCGCCTCGATACGTGCGAAGGCGATGCGTCGGCCGACATGATCCGGTTCATCACCGAAACCATCCGACCAGGTTCGACAATCATAGGCCAGGTGGCATCAGCCACCGCTGATGCCTTGCGAGCCATTGGCTATGTGGTGCTGATGAGCGAGCCGGTGACCAGTTCAGCAACCCCGCGCCGAGTCCGATTGGTAGGCGGGCACATTTCCAAATGGCTGATGGGGACGCATCAGGGTGGCGTCCAAAAGCAGCATCTTGGGTGGTATCTCGATGAATATGTTTTCCGCTTCAATCGCCGTAGCGCTCGATCTCCGGGACAACTTTTTCAGACGCTGGTGAAGCTGGCCGTTCAAGCTGCGCCAAGAAAGGCCGGGCCAGTGAGCCGTTCAGAGGAAGAGTGA
- a CDS encoding DUF6088 family protein → MSSASGQIIQRILSGPARKVWTANSFVDIASRDATDKALQRAAADGKIRRVDRGLYDVPRTNSLTGKPSPPDHMAVIDAVSRRDGARVLVDGITAANSLGLTNAVPAHVTVLTDGRIRPIALGSLTITFKHAAPSKLVWSGHPAANVVQALTWLRDILQTDGSDRAFSTLRNILADPDHGQAIRDDLSHNLASLPSWMVPSVKNLLAATAPRPSDDIHDGDVASRPLFRGKEAS, encoded by the coding sequence ATGTCGAGCGCATCGGGCCAGATCATCCAAAGGATACTCAGCGGTCCCGCCCGAAAGGTGTGGACAGCCAACAGCTTCGTCGATATCGCGTCACGTGACGCCACCGACAAGGCGCTCCAACGTGCCGCCGCGGACGGCAAGATCAGGCGCGTCGACCGGGGGCTCTATGATGTCCCGCGAACGAATTCGCTGACTGGTAAGCCGTCGCCGCCAGACCACATGGCCGTGATCGACGCCGTTTCCCGCCGTGATGGCGCCCGGGTGCTTGTCGACGGGATCACCGCCGCCAATTCCCTCGGACTGACGAACGCGGTCCCGGCGCATGTAACCGTACTGACCGACGGCAGGATCCGGCCGATCGCGTTGGGGAGCCTCACGATCACGTTCAAGCATGCAGCGCCGAGCAAGCTCGTATGGTCGGGGCATCCTGCCGCCAACGTGGTCCAAGCGCTGACGTGGCTGCGCGACATCCTGCAGACCGATGGTAGCGACAGGGCCTTCTCTACGTTGCGGAATATCTTGGCGGATCCGGACCATGGGCAGGCCATCAGGGACGACCTGTCGCATAACTTGGCTTCTTTGCCCTCGTGGATGGTTCCGTCTGTGAAAAACCTGCTGGCGGCCACAGCCCCACGGCCGAGCGACGACATCCATGACGGCGACGTTGCGTCCCGCCCCCTCTTTAGGGGGAAGGAGGCATCATGA
- a CDS encoding nucleotidyl transferase AbiEii/AbiGii toxin family protein, protein MNEMIRIALAPDDDRRDLFLTTAQRLGTAPENIEKDFWVCWTLDALYNKAVIKPRLLFKGGTSLSKAWGLIERFSEDIDITVFRTDFDGAHFPTDDELVELSRKKREAILEDIKATCQGFIAGPFHDALKNVADAELGGMSFRFEGDSDDPDGQSLLFHYPSAFRVGGKEYVRRVVKIESGAKSALDPHRMATVTPYVADDVDLDLDVTNVRAILPERTFWDKVVILHGQRRWFENRGSLYKDGQRLSRHYYDVYCMLMAGIGQDALGDLAMAEDCASHARLFFNRGPLDLESAVPGTFALVPSPDMVRSLEDDYGRMAGMIFGEAPPFEDIVDAISDAEEKLNAVPIPPS, encoded by the coding sequence ATGAACGAAATGATCCGGATCGCGCTCGCCCCAGATGACGACCGCCGGGATCTGTTCCTGACGACGGCACAGCGTCTAGGCACGGCGCCAGAGAATATCGAGAAGGATTTCTGGGTCTGCTGGACCTTGGACGCGCTCTACAACAAAGCCGTCATCAAACCGCGCCTTTTGTTCAAAGGCGGCACCTCGCTGTCGAAAGCCTGGGGCCTCATTGAGCGGTTTTCCGAGGACATCGACATCACCGTGTTTCGGACCGATTTTGACGGCGCCCATTTTCCGACCGACGACGAGTTGGTGGAGTTGAGCCGCAAAAAGCGCGAGGCCATTCTTGAAGACATTAAGGCGACGTGCCAGGGCTTCATCGCCGGGCCGTTCCATGACGCACTGAAGAACGTCGCGGACGCCGAGTTGGGCGGGATGTCGTTCAGGTTCGAGGGCGATTCGGACGATCCCGACGGCCAGTCGCTGCTGTTCCACTATCCGTCCGCGTTTCGGGTCGGCGGCAAAGAATATGTCCGCCGCGTCGTTAAGATCGAGTCCGGAGCCAAATCAGCACTGGATCCGCACAGAATGGCGACTGTAACCCCTTATGTCGCCGACGACGTCGATCTCGACCTCGACGTGACGAACGTGAGAGCAATCCTTCCCGAGCGGACGTTTTGGGACAAGGTCGTCATTCTCCACGGGCAACGGCGCTGGTTTGAGAACCGCGGAAGTCTGTACAAAGACGGCCAGCGGCTCTCGCGGCACTATTACGACGTTTATTGCATGCTGATGGCCGGCATTGGGCAGGACGCGCTCGGCGACTTGGCGATGGCCGAAGATTGCGCCAGCCACGCGCGCCTGTTCTTCAACCGCGGTCCGCTCGATCTCGAGAGCGCGGTGCCGGGAACGTTCGCTCTCGTGCCGTCACCAGACATGGTGCGGTCTCTCGAAGACGACTATGGCAGGATGGCGGGTATGATCTTCGGTGAGGCGCCGCCGTTCGAGGATATCGTTGACGCGATCAGCGACGCCGAGGAAAAGCTCAACGCCGTTCCAATTCCACCGTCGTGA
- a CDS encoding CZB domain-containing protein, with product MVLALPVSNDDAAHPHHDGAPEAESQGGQVLRLGVVGAVRRMVSGAFRGRCPEIERRTGRRRSIMAPVQVSHAALRERAVIFDISEGGALVHTWMAIGIGDTLDLFLAEERLHISGHIVGSRTALRNVAFDQQISSDIVVSIAQKYRPKVAEVARHEHQVFINRLTDAMAGKVKLQTTDLDADHNCQFGRWYHSVTDTELLGTEPFVALEALHKEIHALGHSVLAALLDRQHALATSRLAELNSRSQVLLNAIELLCCPQFEAAARA from the coding sequence ATGGTCCTGGCTTTACCGGTATCGAATGACGACGCTGCGCATCCGCATCACGACGGCGCCCCCGAGGCCGAATCCCAGGGCGGACAGGTGCTCCGTTTGGGTGTCGTCGGCGCAGTTAGACGCATGGTATCGGGAGCATTCCGCGGGCGGTGTCCAGAAATCGAACGACGCACCGGCCGTCGACGATCGATCATGGCCCCGGTGCAGGTCAGTCACGCGGCGTTGCGAGAACGGGCGGTCATTTTTGACATTTCCGAAGGCGGCGCGTTGGTCCACACCTGGATGGCAATTGGAATCGGAGACACCCTTGATCTCTTTCTGGCTGAAGAGCGCCTGCATATTTCCGGTCATATCGTCGGGTCTCGGACGGCGTTACGAAATGTCGCCTTTGATCAGCAAATATCCTCTGACATCGTCGTATCGATCGCGCAGAAATACCGGCCCAAGGTGGCGGAAGTTGCGCGGCACGAGCATCAGGTTTTCATCAACCGCCTGACCGACGCGATGGCCGGCAAGGTCAAACTCCAGACCACCGATCTCGATGCTGACCATAATTGCCAGTTCGGCCGGTGGTACCATTCGGTCACCGACACCGAATTGCTGGGCACTGAGCCGTTCGTCGCCTTGGAAGCATTGCACAAAGAAATCCATGCCCTGGGACATTCCGTGCTGGCTGCGCTGCTCGACCGTCAGCACGCCCTGGCCACCTCCCGACTGGCAGAGCTGAATAGCCGGTCGCAAGTGCTATTGAATGCGATCGAATTGCTGTGCTGCCCCCAGTTTGAGGCGGCGGCAAGGGCCTGA
- a CDS encoding adenosylcobalamin-dependent ribonucleoside-diphosphate reductase produces MTAVTKTEIINSTAITTVGSQLQPVSLWTWENKHRLVEFDTIIDQSIEDSWNRVATALAAPEKDPTYWAGEMYKAMEDFKFSPAGRIASNAGVARKATMFNCFVMGDIPDDMSGIFDSLKEAALTMQMGGGIGYDFSTLRPKGSPVRGVGADASGPLSFMDVWDSMCRTMMAAGSRRGAMMAVMRDDHPDIEEFIAAKRIPGRLSMFNLSVLISDAFMTAVKNDEPWSLQFGGKVYKTIQARDLWETIMKSTYSYAEPGVIFVDRINKKNNLWYCENIHGTNPCAEQPLPPYGLCLLGSVNFARCISNAFENDAELSREVVAKTVRVAVRMLDNVFETSNYPLPRHKEEALSKRRIGLGVTGLANALMMVGLPYGSPEAVAKTDEWFALFRREAYLASIELAKEKGAFPLFDKEKFLAGENIASLDDDIRQLIAEHGIRNALITSIAPTGTISLVADNVSGGLEPPFALEYQRKILNKDQTKREVTVQDYAYRMFRQKFGADAPIPDHFVTAQDLTPAAHLAMQAVVQKYTDAAISKTINLPAEIDYEEFKGVYMTAYDTGCKGCTTYRPNDVTGSVLSVEPAPAAEKKEPGEAHEHIKSKFVERPEEIDGCTYKLKMSNMENAMYVTINNMMVDGKIRPWEIFINSKAMEFFPWVTALTRMTSAVFQRGDDVAFVPEEFQAVQDPSGGAWWKAPGTSKPKYYPSIVAAIGAIIEYHLIKLGTVSVEDAFEAAMLEVRYDEHPQPVAKPKAAKCPRCGNHSIIKSEGCEVCTECGHQKCS; encoded by the coding sequence ATGACTGCAGTCACGAAAACCGAAATCATCAACTCGACCGCGATCACCACGGTCGGTAGCCAACTTCAACCCGTGTCCCTGTGGACCTGGGAGAACAAGCATCGCTTGGTGGAATTCGACACCATCATCGATCAGTCCATCGAGGACTCCTGGAACCGCGTCGCCACGGCGTTGGCAGCCCCGGAAAAGGATCCGACTTATTGGGCGGGCGAGATGTACAAGGCAATGGAGGACTTCAAGTTCTCTCCGGCCGGTCGTATTGCCTCGAACGCAGGTGTCGCTCGCAAGGCGACGATGTTCAATTGCTTCGTGATGGGCGACATTCCGGACGATATGTCCGGGATTTTCGATTCCCTGAAGGAAGCGGCCTTGACCATGCAGATGGGCGGCGGGATCGGTTACGATTTTTCCACCCTTCGCCCCAAGGGGTCTCCAGTGCGGGGAGTCGGCGCGGACGCTTCAGGCCCGCTCTCGTTCATGGATGTGTGGGATTCGATGTGCCGTACCATGATGGCCGCCGGCTCACGCCGGGGAGCCATGATGGCGGTTATGCGGGACGATCACCCCGACATCGAAGAATTCATCGCGGCCAAACGGATCCCCGGGCGGCTCTCGATGTTCAACCTGTCCGTCCTCATCTCCGACGCCTTCATGACGGCGGTGAAGAATGACGAACCGTGGAGCCTGCAGTTCGGCGGCAAGGTCTACAAGACCATTCAGGCGCGCGACCTGTGGGAAACGATCATGAAGAGCACCTACTCCTATGCGGAGCCTGGTGTAATATTCGTCGATCGTATCAATAAGAAAAACAATTTATGGTATTGTGAAAATATCCACGGAACCAATCCCTGCGCGGAGCAACCCTTGCCTCCGTACGGGCTTTGCTTGTTGGGAAGCGTGAATTTCGCACGGTGCATTAGCAATGCGTTCGAGAATGACGCCGAACTCAGTCGCGAAGTTGTCGCGAAAACTGTTCGCGTTGCCGTGCGCATGCTGGACAATGTTTTCGAGACGTCGAACTACCCGCTTCCTCGCCACAAGGAAGAAGCGTTGAGCAAGCGCCGCATCGGATTGGGAGTCACTGGCTTGGCCAATGCCCTCATGATGGTCGGATTGCCTTATGGCAGCCCGGAAGCGGTGGCCAAGACCGATGAATGGTTTGCCCTGTTCCGCCGTGAGGCGTACCTGGCATCCATCGAACTGGCCAAGGAAAAAGGAGCTTTTCCGCTCTTCGATAAGGAGAAGTTTCTGGCCGGCGAGAACATCGCGTCGCTCGATGACGATATTCGGCAACTCATCGCCGAACACGGCATCCGCAACGCGCTGATCACGTCGATCGCTCCGACCGGGACGATCTCGTTGGTCGCGGACAATGTCTCCGGTGGGCTCGAACCGCCTTTCGCGCTCGAGTATCAGCGGAAGATCTTGAATAAGGATCAGACCAAGAGAGAAGTCACCGTGCAGGACTATGCATATCGCATGTTCCGGCAGAAGTTCGGCGCCGACGCGCCGATCCCTGATCACTTCGTGACGGCCCAGGATCTCACTCCGGCCGCTCACCTGGCGATGCAGGCGGTGGTGCAGAAGTACACCGACGCCGCTATCTCCAAGACGATCAATCTCCCCGCGGAGATCGATTACGAGGAGTTCAAGGGCGTCTACATGACGGCCTACGATACGGGGTGCAAAGGTTGCACCACCTATCGGCCCAACGATGTCACTGGTTCGGTTCTCTCTGTGGAGCCGGCGCCTGCGGCCGAAAAGAAAGAGCCCGGAGAGGCTCACGAGCACATCAAGAGCAAGTTCGTGGAACGGCCGGAGGAAATCGACGGCTGCACCTACAAGCTCAAGATGTCCAACATGGAAAATGCCATGTACGTGACCATCAATAACATGATGGTCGATGGCAAGATCCGTCCGTGGGAAATCTTCATCAACTCCAAAGCCATGGAATTCTTCCCATGGGTCACGGCGTTGACGCGGATGACCTCGGCTGTGTTCCAGCGCGGTGATGATGTGGCCTTCGTGCCCGAGGAATTCCAAGCGGTACAAGACCCGTCGGGCGGCGCCTGGTGGAAGGCTCCCGGCACTTCGAAACCGAAGTACTATCCTTCCATCGTGGCGGCGATCGGCGCCATCATCGAATACCACCTCATCAAGCTGGGAACGGTGTCCGTCGAGGACGCCTTCGAAGCGGCGATGTTGGAGGTGCGGTACGATGAACACCCGCAGCCGGTAGCCAAACCGAAAGCAGCCAAATGCCCACGGTGCGGCAATCATAGTATAATAAAATCAGAGGGATGCGAAGTATGCACAGAATGTGGTCATCAAAAATGCAGTTAG
- a CDS encoding toprim domain-containing protein: protein MSDERYNADLVRQQAQGQWDRIIAYLAPEMGPAIAAKGRGVSCPEHGGKSKEAFRVFGPRSKKGGFAETGGCVCNTCGTFGNGFLTLQWRLRKPGKSGFIEVVAQVAHFLGMSPEEQARRRPHQPALVIPTGPTAEEIAAVEKGREKLAKKWDTALPLDHEDAAIARDYFKFRGLAVPSSMNDVRFVPSEPYYGKDPDNPDKSKFIGRFPALLAKVRNRAGRTYKLHRLYMEADGSKFSQGDRKKMTHDSADLLDEGLHIEVFRSPGGYLGLTEGIENSVAVRLGSGMPCWATWSSSVMPAFPVPKGLRHLFIWADRDTAGLKNAIKLKERLAVENPMLSVTILLPPQGMDWNDVYEKLGTAGFRTPEVWQAPSIEVAA from the coding sequence GGGGCCGGCGATCGCCGCCAAAGGTCGGGGAGTTTCTTGCCCCGAACATGGCGGAAAAAGCAAAGAAGCTTTCCGGGTCTTCGGACCTCGCTCCAAAAAGGGCGGATTCGCGGAAACCGGCGGCTGTGTCTGCAATACGTGCGGAACCTTCGGAAACGGGTTTCTCACCCTTCAATGGCGCCTTCGGAAACCGGGAAAATCCGGGTTCATAGAAGTCGTTGCGCAGGTCGCGCACTTCCTGGGGATGTCTCCTGAGGAACAGGCTCGCCGGCGTCCGCATCAGCCCGCCCTGGTCATACCGACCGGGCCGACCGCTGAAGAAATCGCAGCTGTCGAAAAAGGGCGCGAAAAATTGGCGAAAAAGTGGGACACCGCTTTGCCGCTGGATCATGAGGATGCAGCCATTGCAAGGGACTATTTCAAGTTCCGCGGTTTGGCCGTGCCCTCGTCAATGAACGATGTCCGGTTTGTTCCGTCCGAGCCCTATTACGGCAAAGATCCTGACAATCCGGATAAGAGCAAGTTCATCGGCCGCTTTCCGGCCCTTCTCGCAAAGGTCAGGAACCGTGCCGGCAGAACGTACAAGCTCCATCGTCTCTACATGGAAGCCGACGGGTCTAAATTCTCCCAAGGCGACCGTAAGAAGATGACCCACGATAGCGCGGATCTGCTGGATGAGGGACTTCATATCGAGGTCTTCCGTTCACCAGGCGGTTATCTGGGGCTCACAGAAGGTATCGAGAATTCCGTAGCGGTTCGCTTGGGAAGTGGAATGCCATGCTGGGCGACTTGGTCCAGCTCGGTCATGCCGGCTTTCCCTGTGCCGAAAGGACTTCGACACCTGTTCATTTGGGCTGACAGAGACACGGCCGGGTTGAAGAATGCGATCAAGCTCAAAGAGCGCCTCGCAGTCGAAAACCCCATGCTTTCCGTCACGATCCTCCTGCCACCCCAAGGGATGGACTGGAACGACGTGTACGAAAAGCTCGGAACGGCGGGGTTTCGTACTCCCGAAGTTTGGCAAGCACCTTCTATCGAAGTTGCAGCCTAA